From Shewanella acanthi:
TTATTTGATGCGATTGATGGTTTCTTCCTGCTAATATATTAGCCTTAAAGCTTGTGCCGCCGATGGCTAAAATAAGCGCTGCAATCAAGGGTAGTGGATGAAATCGAGTGAGCCGGATCTCCAGCTAAAATCGCCGATCCAAAAGAACTATAACCGTGCTGTTTTTTATACGTACATCGGGGTAATTGTGATGTCGTTATTAACCGCATGGGTGTTTTTCGATCGTCAGAAGAACCAGCAGATGGATCAGCGTGAGGAGCAGGTCGAGCGTCACGTATTGCAGATTGACCTACTTCTCGAATCGAGCATTCGCGCGGTAAAAAGTTTACGGGATGTGGCGGTCGATCACCTGCGTTTGGGTGAGTTAGTGCGTAAGGATCGCTTACCCCAATACGGTAAATTTAACGCCAGCGGTCAATACTTTACCCTTGAGCCGAGCTACGCCCAAGGCGGTAAGCCCTTTACCAATATGGGGCGGATCACGGGTGCGGGTTCACTCGAAGGTCGCAGTGATAAATTCTATCAAGAACTTGAAATGCTATTTGAGCTGTCGCTGTCTTTCCCTGTGGCAAAGGAGGCGGCACCAAAGGCGTCGGCTATTTATTATCTTTCGCGCCAGCGAATGATGTCCTATTTCCCTTGGAGCGATAGCGATGAGCGTTTTAGGGACGAGTTACTGAATAAAAAACAATTCCAATACGCCACACCAGCAATGAATCCCCAGCGCAGCGTGTTTTGGAGTGAAGCCTATGTTGACTCCACCGGCAAGGGACTGTTGACCACACTCGGTGTGCCTGTATACCTTGGCGATGAGTTTATGGGCTCAATTAACCTCGATATGACCTTGGCCTCTTTGGCGAAGCAAATTCGGGTGTACTTTAAGATGCCAGGCACTGTGATTCTGCTCGATCAGCAGAACAACATTTTGTCCCATAGTGACTTTGATGGTTCGGACATAAACCGTGTCTACCATATCAGTCAGCGTATTCCTTCCGAGCTGCATTCACTGCCCGAATCTGAGCTCTTCGATGCCCACGAAGGCATTATCCGCAATGGTTACTACATTCACTCCGTTGCCCTGCATAACGCCCCTTGGCGCTTGTTGTACCTGCAGAACGAAGATGACCTGTTCCAAGACTCGGTCGAGAAGCTGCAGCTCACCTTTATTCTGGTGGTGATTGCGCTGTCTGTGCTGGTGACAATCGTGCATTGGCAGACCCGCCGCTCCTTCGTGAGCCCTGCCTCTCGGTTGTTATCGCACCTCGAGCGCTGCTCACAGGAGCCTCGTAAGCCGCCTGAGAGAATTACCCAGGGTTGGGAGCCTTGGTTCCAGCTAGTGAGCCGAATCTTTGAAGAAAATAAGCAATATACCCACCATCTGGCAGAACAAAATAAACGCCTCGATAAGTTGGTGGCACGCCGTACCGAACGTTTGAAAGATGCAACCGAGCGCCGTGAACGGGAATATGCACTGTTACGCTCATTGCTCGACTCTATTCCAGAGGCGATTGTTTTCAAAGATAAAGAAGGTAATTACCTCGGTTGTAACAAGGCCGCTGAGCGAATGCTTGGCTATACCGAAAGCGAGATGATTGGCCTCTCCTCAGAGGACTTAACCTCACCTGAAATGGGGCTTAGGATCCGTGCCGAAGATGAGCAAATATTAAAGGATCGCACTCCGCTGAGATATCAGGAGAAAGTCGAACTGGCGGGTAAACCAGTGCTGCTCGATACCTTAAAGTTGCCTTTCTATAATCGCCGTGGTGAGCTGCAGGGCTTGATTGCCGTGTGGCGTGACGTAACCCGCGAGTACGAGTCCGCCGAGCAGCTGCGTTTGTCGGAGGAGCGTTATCATCTGGCGATGGATGCGGTAGAAGACGGTCTGTGGGATTGGTATTTAGATTCAGAGCAGATCATTTGTAACCCGTCCTACTATTCGATGCTGGGTTATAAAACCAATGAATTCCCTGCGTTATTGTCGACCATCGATGAGTTAACTCACCCCGACGATCGTATTCGGGTGATTGAATATCGCCAGCAATATTTGCAAAACCCGGTCGATGCCTATGAGATTGAATTTAGGATGATGGCTAAAAATGGCAATTATCACTGGATGCTGTCGCGTGGCCGAGTGGTGGAATTTACCGCCGATGGCCAACCTAAACGTATGGTGGGTACCCATAAAGACATTACTCGCCATAAGAGCAACGAAGTGGCGCTGCTTGAGGCTAAGCAGGACGCCGAATTAGCAAACCTCTATAAGAGTGAATTCTTGGCGAACATGAGCCACGAAATTCGTACGCCAATGAATGCCATTATCGGCATGTTGCAGCTTGCACAGCGCACATCTTTGACGGCTCAGCAAAAGGATTACCTCGAAAAGGCGGGCTTCTCGGCGCAGTCACTGCTTAGGATTATCAACGACATTCTCGATTTCTCTAAAATTGAGGCCGGTAAGCTCGAACTTGAGCGAGTGCCATTCCCGCTGGATAAAGTACTTGATCATGCCCTCGATCTTAACGCCCTCAAGGCGCAGGAGCAGGGAGTTGAGCTGCTCCTGTATGCGCCCGTGACCGCAGGGTTAATTCTGAAGGGCGATCCACTGCGTTTAGGTCAAGTGCTGATTAACTTACTGTCCAATGCAGTGAAATTTACCCAGTCGGGTGAGATTGAATTAGGCTGCGAAGACGTAGGTGAGAGAGATCATCGTATTACCCTGAAATTCTGGGTGCGTGATACGGGTATCGGTATCGGTAAGGATCAGCAGGAAAAACTGTTCGATGCCTTCGCGCAGGCTGACGGCTCGACGACGCGTAAGTATGGTGGCACCGGCTTAGGTTTATCTATTAGTAAGCATCTTGTCTCTATGATGGGTGGCAAGATGCAAGTGCAGAGTGAGCTGGGCGTTGGCAGTACCTTCAGTTTTACTATTAGTTTCGAAATTGCCGAAGAAGCTAAAATTGAACCTCTTGTAGTACCTGAGCGGCTTAATAATCTGCGCACGTTAGTGGTGGATGATAACCCGAGCGCACTGCAAATTTACTCCTCGGTGATGCGTGACTTCCACTTTGAGGTGGATACGGCCGCAAGCGGCGCCGAAGCCCTTTATAAGCTGTTGAATACGCCAATTGACTTAATATTGCTCGACTGGATGATGCCAGAAATGGATGGCAGTGATGTCATAACCGCTATCGATACTATGGTGAACGATGGCCGCATCACTAAGCGTCCAGTGATCATCATGATGACTGCCTATGCCGCTGAGCCGCTGCATCAGGATATCGACAATGCCAATGTGTTTGCTGTGCTACAAAAACCCTTTAAAGCCTCGAGCTTATTCGATGAAATCATCGCGGCTTTTGCCGATGAACCAAGGCTCAATGTAGTGCAACCAATGGATGAAATTGAAGTTGAGGAGGGAGAACACAAGGGACTAGTGCTGTTGGTGGAGGATAACTTTATCAACCAGCAGGTGGCGACCGAGCTGCTTAAGAGTGCGGGTTATGAGGTGGTGGTTGCTGGGAATGGCCAAATCGCCCTCGATACTATCGACTCACGCCCATTCGATGCGGTATTAATGGATATCCAAATGCCAGTAATGGATGGACTCACGGCGGCAAAAGCCCTGCGTGAACGCTATAGTGCAGATGTATTGCCGATTATCGCCATGACTGCCCATGCGATGTCGGGCGACAGGGAAAAGAGTTTAGCGGCGGGGATGAATGCCCACATCACTAAACCCATAGTGCTGACCGAGTTATTTGAAACCTTAAGCCACTGGATTAAACATAAAAATCAACATAGTTAATGAGTTGCTTGGTGCCAATGATGGCCCTTGGTTGTCAGTTTGACAGCGACATCAGGAGGAAAGATGAAACCCAATAGCCTTGCTTTAGCGATTGTTCTTTTAGGAATGCCTACCATTGGGCTTGCGGCCAGTGAACCAAGCGCCAAGGCAGTGAAGCAAAGCCAAGCTGCAAAGGGGTTTTTTAATCTTTACTACGAGTCCGCGTCCGGCGAATTATTCCTTGAGGTAAGTCGCCTCAATCAACCTTTTCTGTTGGTCACCAGTCTGCCTGAGGGCGTGGGCTCTAACGATATAGGCCTCGATAGGGGGCAATTGGGGCAGACCCGTATGGTGCAGTTTGAGCGCCAAGGCCCCTTCATTCAGCTTAAGCAGCTCAATACCCAATATCGCGCCGAGACCCAACATGTTGCCGAAAAACGTGCAGTCGATGAAGCCTTTGCCGATTCGGTGCTGTGGCAGGGCAAATTGCTCGATGGCAGCAACGATCTGGTGGCGATAAACGATCTGGTATTAAACGATCTCCACGGCGTGAGCTCTGTACTGCAGCACACTGGGCAGGGGAGTTATCGAGTCGATTCGAGTCGCTCAGTGGTGTTACCTAAGGGCGTTAAATCCTTCCCTAAAAATGCCGATGTGGATGTGCAGTTAACCTTTAAGGGCGATACTGCGGGTGAGCAAGTTGCTCAAGTGACACCCGATGGCACCTTAATGACAGTCAGAATGCGTTACTCCTTCATCGAATTACCGGAGGAGGGTTATCAGCCGCGCGCCTATCATCCAATGAGCGGTTATCTGTCTGACGAGTACCGCGATTACGCTACGGCAATCGACCAACCGTTGGTGCAGCGTTTTATTCTGCGCCACCGCCTGCAGAAGGTGAATCCCGGTGCAGCGCCAAGCGAAGTGGTTAAACCTATTACCTATTATGTAGACCCGGGTGCGCCAGAGCCGATTCGCTCCGCACTGCTTGAAGGCGCTCGCTGGTGGGAGAGCGCCTTTACTCAAGCAGGCTTTATCAACGGTTTTAAGGTTGAGCTTTTGCCGCTCGACGCTGACCCTCAAGATATTCGCTACAACATGATCCAGTGGGTGCATAGGGCGACCCGTGGCTGGTCATACGGTGCGGCACTAACTGATCCACGCAGCGGTGAAATCATCAAAGGGCAAGTGACCCTAGGAAGCCTTAGAGTACGTCAGGATTATCTGATTGCTAAGGGGTTAACCGCGGGCTGGTCTGATAGAGTCGCAGCCGAAAAAGCGGCAAACGACTTAGCACTGGCGCGGATCCGGCAGTTAGCGGCCCATGAAGTAGGACACACCCTAGGGCTCGATCATAACTTTGCCGCATCGACTAACAGCGATGCTTCCGTGATGGATTATCCCCACCCTAAAATTCAGCTTAATGGAAACGACATCGATATTTCAGCCCCTTACACTACGGGAGTCGGTGCTTGGGATAACTTTACGATTGCCTATGGCTATAGCGATGAAGGCGATCCCAAGGCGCAGCAGGCGCTACAATCTCAATTGCTAGCCGATGTGGCAAAAAAGGGACTGCGCTATATAGGCGAGGCCGATTCAAGGCAGAAGGACGGCAGTCAGGCCTATGCGAGTCTGTGGGATACGGGAAGCGATCCCATCGCCCAGCTTGGGATCTTAGATGGTATTCGCACTAAGGCGATTGAAGGTTTTTCCAGTTCGGCGCTGCTTGATGGTGAGCCCTTAGGTGAACTTGCCGATGCCCTTGTGCCTATCTATTTGCTAACGCGATACCAGATAGATGCGGTCGCTAAGTTTATCGGCGGCACTGACTATAGCTACCTATCGTTTGGTGAAGGCAGCCACTGGAGCTATGTGGCGCCGCAGTTACAGTCATCAGGTCTCGACGCTTTGCTTAAGACCTTGGACGCGGCGAGTCTTACACTGCCGCAACCATTACTGGACAGTCTAGTGCCAAAGTCGGGTAACTATCAGCCAACAAGGGAATCCTTCCAGTCTGGTTTAGGGGTGATAAACGATCCGTTGGGGATGGCCGAAGTCTTTAGCCGCCACACCGTTAGCCTGATGCTGATGCCAAAACGCCTTAATCGCGTTAGCCAAGCTGCCATGGCCGACAATGAGCAGTTATCGGTCGAGTTACTGTTAAATAAACTCTTTGCGGCGACGCTATTCCAAGAGGATAAGTTGGGGTTGGTTGAAGGCGTGTGGATGAGAGTGAACGCTGTGGTTATCGACGAGGTGCTTGCGACTTACCATAACTCTGATACTGCTCCCGAAGTGAAAGCGGCGCTGCTTGACCGAGTGCATTTTGCGATTAAGCAGCTTAAAGCGAAGGCGAATCGCGCCAATGCTAAACGTGCCGCCCACTACACTTGGTTGCAACAGGGTTTAGCCGCAGGCATTGAAGATGAAAAGATTAAGTTGATTGCCAACCCCTTAAGTTTGCCGCCGGGTTCACCGATTTAATTGGCTCGTCAATCCTAATTGGCGCTTCCCTATGCATTGGTTAAGCGCCAATTATTATGTGCCTATGCTTAAGTGCTTATTGCTAAGCACTTATTTCCTTTGGATTCTTAGGATAGAAATACTCGGGTTTACGCTCAATATGGCTAAATTGGCGAGTATTTTTATAGGGCAGTTTCATAAAGCCCGATACCCCATGGCCTTGGATTTTACCCACATGGTGCAGTATTCGGTCGAGGCTGGCCCTAAAGGCCGCCTGTTTGCGTGGGTTGAGCAGTTTTAGGTAGCTGTGGATTTTTAAGTGATCGGGCAGTGCCTCGAAAATGATGCAGCCCGTATGGTGAATTTGGTTGATACGCGCCAGTTCATCCATGATTTCAATTGGCAGTTCGAGGTTCTCGTCGGGATCTTTACCGTCCTCGAAGTAGGAGTGTAGGCGGGATTGATCCTCAAGCGTTGGCACATCCCCGACCTCGAAGGGCAGTTGTAAATCGGCGCTGGCGGTAAAGGGCGTTTGGGCGTTTTCACGTTCGATATGTAAGGTGTCTTTAGCGTTAAAGAAGCAAGCCTTAAATACCCCAATCCGCTTAATCCCCCGCGCCAGCGTCACCATATTATTAACCGCGATGATCAGTGCGCTCTTTTGGCTAGCATCGTAAATTGCCAGATTCGAGTCGATAAAGACGCCGGTTTCCTGCCAGTGAATGGCTAACCCACCCACAATAGGATATTGACCGAGGCGCCCGACGGCGGCAATAAAGCCCTTCTCAGTATCCCCCATGCCCGCGAGGAAGTTCCGGTAGTATTTTTCGAGCTGGATATCGTCCATTTTAGCTATCGGCTCTTGAACGTTATGCTCCTTTAAGAAGGACTTACGAGAGCTGTAGCTCACGGTTTCGACGTCCTTTTCACGGGATTGCACCCAAACGGGAATTTCGCCTTGCAGTTCGGCTTTGGCGATTTCAGGTAAATGCAGTCTATGGCTGTGGCGCATGCTTTTTAGGAAGTAATCTCCCGCTTTATTACGGGTATCGGCATCGCTGCTTAACATGCCCTCAAGGGTGCGGGCGAGTTCGATGGGCAGACCGATGCTGGTGGGGGGGATTACTTGAGAGCCAAATCGGCTCGCTTGACCTGAGGCGAGCACATATAGGGTCGCCGCGACGCCCTGTTCGTCAAACCGAGGGCTTGAAAGCGCGCCGCTAAGTTGCTCTTCGCCAATAAAATACACGTCGCCCATGCGAGCGTTGGTGTGCTGCTGATCGCTCGACATTAATGTCATCACGTTGTCTTCGACGGGCTTGTTATGCTCATTGCGCTGGGCAAAGACCGCCGAGCCCCAATCAATTAAGGATAAGTGATTAGTTTCAATATCATAGACTAAGTTGGAGGGTTTGATATCACCGTGGACGAGTGGTTTACCGGTGCGAAGGTAATAGAGAATATCCGCTAATTGGCGGGCGATACTCATCACCATGGCCGTTGGCAGGGCGCCTAAACGGCGACAGAGCTGTTCAAGATCTTCCCCCTTGGCGCGCTCCATTACAAGAATGCCCTGTTTGCCGATGCGCTCGAACTTAATTCCTGCGGGAATATTGGGGTGTTTTAAAAGTGATAGAATAAAGGCTTCTTCTTCGAGCCTGTCCTGCACATGCTGGGGAAGGGTGATCCGCGAAAATTTAAAAACATGGGCCTCGTCGGCTTGGTTAATTCCTGCAAACACAAACCCATAGGCTCCCTTTCCAATAAACTCGATATCACGATAACCCAGCTTACTGAGCTGTTGTTTACACAAACGCACCCAAGCTCTGTGTTTACGGGCATCGTTGGCTTTGAGCAGATAAATGGATTGCTCTTCGGAAATATAGAAGTGTTGTAGCTGGGGTGTTTGCACTGTGACGCTCCTTGTTTTGTCTATTTAAACAATAAGCGGTGCCGATAAGCAACTTAGATGGAGTGGGATTAGCTTACTTCGAGGAATAAGCATCAACTGACGGCTCACCTATCCCATCATTTCGTCTCTGACTTTGATTTATATCAAGTTAAAACAGATAGAGTCTAGGTAATCTTAAGTGTAATTCGGAGGGGATTTTCGGCAGTTCTTAATCCCAATTTAACGTGGACGTTAAGGAGGGCTTATGCCCACCAATAAAGCTTTACTCATTGAATTATTGGAATTTCCGCGTAAGCGAATCCTACAATCGATGGACGTACGCCATTGCCCACATGCGGTATTTTATAACCAAAATGATGAACAGTGTTTAACCTGCCATCAGGGCATGGAATGCATCTGGATCAACCACAATGACGAATTAGTCGCTGTGGAGCAAAAGTCAGTGGCGGAACTTAAGCAGCAGCTGTTGATAGCGGTGGATTTTATCGATTCATCCCTGACACCACATCATTTGTCCCGCCGTCAGTGTCAATGTGAAAATTGTCTATGGCTTCGAAAAGTACAGCAAGCGTTGTCGCAGTAGTTTGTTAGATATGCACTGCATTTGTGCGCTTTGACTTGGCATGACCTGCACGGTCAGCAAGTCTTTACATTTTCCGCGGTGAGTATACTCGCATGAGCTTTGCATCCCTTAATTAATCCCATTAGAGTAAGGCTATTTTTAGTCATATGAGATAGTCCTATGGAACCGGGTTTTTGGCACGAGAAGTGGCAGCAGCAACAGATTGGTTTTCATCAACAAAATATTAATCCTTTCCTCATTAAGTTTTGGTCCCAATTAGCCTTAGCAGCAGATACTCAGGTTTTTGTTCCCCTGTGCGGTAAGTCTTTGGATATGTGCTTTTTAGCCGAACAGGGTCATCAAGTCATTGGCTGCGAGTTAAATGAACTCGCAGTGCAGCAGTTTTTCAGCGATAACCAATTACCCGTGCAGCAGTCGAAATTGGGGGAGCATGGGCTCTATCAAACCGAGCAGATTAGCCTTTACCAAGGTGATATTTTTACGCTGCCCATCGAGACAACCAAAGATGTTCATGCTTTCTATGACAGAGCGGCATTAATCGCTTGGCCCGAAACGATGCGAGCCAAGTACGCCAAACAATTAGCCAAGCTTTTGCCTCAGGGGAGCGTAGGGTTATTAGTGACGTTAGATTACCCGCTACAAGCCTTGAGCGGTCCCCCGTTTGCCGTATCGCCAACTTGGGTGGAGCAGCATCTGAGTGACGATTTTGAGATCCAACTTCTTGAGAGCCAAGATGTACTGGCCGACAATCCGCGTTTCGTGAATAAGGCCGTGCCTTGGTTAAACGAGGCCGCTTATTTGTTGAAGCGTAAATAGCAAAAAGGACTTAAGTCGGTCACATATATCATCGACAGTGCGTTTTTTATCGGCGCACTGTTTGATGCAGAGAGTAAGAATGGGGGATTTTGTGGGGCGTTAAGCTGAGTCGATGTTAATGGGCAAGGTATGTTTTAGCGACTTAACGCCTACGCCACTTCATAGTAGTTGGGTTCGAGTTCCAATTGATTTTGGATAATCTGTACTGCCATTCGCGCACATTTACCGCATTGATCGGCTACGCCTAAACGCTTTTTCACATCCGCAAGGCTAGTATCGCCCTGACTAACGGCGTTTTTAATCTGCGTATCTGTAATGGCATGACAGAGACAAACGTACATTTTTTAGACTCCAAAAATGAATTGGGCTAATTCTAAATGAAAACGCTTATCAAATGCAATATTGCTGCGCTATTTTGATTTCTGATTATTTATTCTGCTAGCAAGAGCACATTTTCTGAGGATGGTAGGTTTAACTAGCCATCAAAATGACCAGTAAAAGAGGCGATTCATTAGGGATTTTCAGGGATGTGAGTCATCACTTACATCCCTGTTCACGACATTTAAATGTGCCAGTTAATAGCCATTTTCAAAATTAATCTGATACTTAAGCGGCTCTGCCTCACTGAAACGGAGATAGTTTTCACTGAAAATCTCGACTATTTGTGCGGGTAAACTCGGCGCCGAAATATGCGGGGTGATAATCGCGTTGCTGCGCGTCCAAATCGGGTGACTCTCATCGAGCGGTTCCTGTGGGAACACATCTAAAATCGCTCGCTGCTGAGGTTTATCAATAAGTTGTTGATTAAGTGCATCTAGGTCGATGGCATCGCCTCGACCGACATTCACTAAAATGGCGTCTTGCTTTAGTGCCGCTAATCTTTGAGCGTTTAATAGGGCGCGAGTTTCGGGAGTGCTGGGTAATAAGTTTGTCACTACATCGGCCTGAGATAGGGCAGTATTTAACTCACTGATGGATAGAATGTAATCGAACCCTTGGTGTTGATTGCCACTGCGGTTAATCCCTGTTACCTGCATCCCAAAATGCTTGGCGGTTTTTGCGATATGCTGCGCGATAGAGCCTGTACCTAATAGCAGTAGCTTCATGCCCTGTAGCGTCGACAGACGTTTTGCTGGTTCTGATTGCCAAGCTTTTTGCAGTTGCTGCTGCTTATAAAAGTCGTGGCCGCGAACGTGGGCGAGGAGATAACCAAACAGATACTCACTCATCAAAGGACCAAAGATGTCCTTAATATTGGTCAGTTGGTAATCCTTTCTCCCCCTCGGGCTGATTAAGCCCTCAATGCCGGCAAAAGTAGATTGTAACCACTGCAAATTATGGGCATGGGGCAGAAGAGGTGCAGCCATTTTGGGTTCGGCGAGCCAGATATTGGCCAGACTGATATTGGCTGGATGGTCATCGAGCAGCTCAAGCCCCGGCAGTTGCTGGTCTTCAATTAATTGGCGATAGGCGTCATTAGAACGGGTGAGTAAGAGTAACTTGTGCCCCATGGCGTCTCCCTTTATGCTTAGTTATTGTTATTATTCAATATGCTGTTTTAGCTAATCCCTGAGTTCAGCAGTATTTTAAGGTTGAGTCTTTATGTTTGAACAGTTAGTCGCGATTATTGGTCACCTTGGCAATATGCTTCGTCCTTGGGCTTTTGATATCGCCACCGCGATGGTGGTCTGTTTGATTTTAGTGTTTTCCGCTGATGTGAATCGCTTCATTAAGCGCCAATTAACCGGTCATTCGTTTTTCCTGCGTACTTTAGTATTTATTCTGATTAATGCCTTTGGTTATGGTCTGCTGATCGTTAAGACTACCCCATGGGTCGCAAGGCACATTGTCGCTATGCCATCCCATTGGATGTTCCTACTAATAGTGTCGATGTTTATCTTTATCGGCTATTGGGCACAGCGTAATAGCCAAGCCTAACTCGGCTTATTCAAAATATCCCGTATAGTCCGTTGCAGGTGCATTGGATGTTATTGCAAGGAGTGCCTGTACGGATTTATCGGGAAAATTGCTAAACACCCCATCAACGCCCATTTGTTTTAGGGCGTAAATATCATCTTCATTATCAACAGTATAGACAAAAACTTTGGCGCCTCGCTGATGGGCGTCATTCACTAGTGCTTGGTTGATAAAGCTAATGTCTAAGTTGATTGAGTAGGCATTAAGTTCACTCACAACCGCTGCGCCATCAAGGGGAATACTCGCGAGCAATGGTGCCACTAAGGCATTTGGCAGTGCTTGCTTGACCTCACGCAGGTAGGGATGGTTGAAGGAAGATATCAGCAGCTGCTCGCTGGTAAAGCGAAGTTCGTTTATCGCCTTTGGATAAAGTGTTAGCAGCGGCTCAACCGTGTTAATGCCCTTAAGCTCAATATTGACGATGCAGCGACCTGCAATCAATTCGAGCACCTGCCAAAGGGTCGGAATCGCATGGCCTTTCACATGAATACTCGAAAGATATTCGCGGTTAACTAAGTGAATAAGCCCCTGACCAGAGCTCTTACTGTCGAGTCGACGGTCGTGGAATACCACTAATTCGCCCTCAACATTGTGTACGTCGAGCTCAATCGCTTTA
This genomic window contains:
- a CDS encoding glycerophosphodiester phosphodiesterase, coding for MLIFAHRGASGYVAENTLAAMAKALELGAKAIELDVHNVEGELVVFHDRRLDSKSSGQGLIHLVNREYLSSIHVKGHAIPTLWQVLELIAGRCIVNIELKGINTVEPLLTLYPKAINELRFTSEQLLISSFNHPYLREVKQALPNALVAPLLASIPLDGAAVVSELNAYSINLDISFINQALVNDAHQRGAKVFVYTVDNEDDIYALKQMGVDGVFSNFPDKSVQALLAITSNAPATDYTGYFE